Below is a window of Camelina sativa cultivar DH55 chromosome 11, Cs, whole genome shotgun sequence DNA.
aggagtaatcatcccaattaagcttaaggatccaggtccattctatctgccttgcacacttagctatcttcactacaaccagtgcttatgtgacttgggagcatctatcagtgtgatgccctattctatagcacaaaagcttgggcacactgacttcaagtccaccaaccttcatatatgcctagctgatggttcaaacagagatgtggttggcaagttggagaatattccagtcaagataggaagagcaagggttcatacagattttgtggtattggagatggacaaggaacctgaagatcctatcatccttgggaggccattcttagccacagttggagctgttattgatgttaaggaagatcttgtgaccttgaacatttctgagggtatagctatgaagtttaacatctataacccaaccaaccttcctaccattgatgatcaaccttttactatcaaggacaaaggtggtcatgaaggtttaagtgaagtggcaactccaaaggacaatctccctcttcaagaagattctgtggaaaagcttaagaggtcagttcaagagttgactggtatggttaaggatctccaagtcaagctaaacaagaggtctttgaggaaagcaagaccaaggctcaaaatcaagaagaaatatggtttgtgtgttaagggtgaggtgatcaaggatcagacTCACAATGATCAAGaagtgccagggaggatttcatcacctccttggtatctaaacaaagcctaagaaggcagccaaagtcaagcttagtgactctaaacaagctcactagggaggaagtccctaaggtatcctttgtaaatatgctttattttcttagtagttttgatgtgttttgttttatgtttgtgttgggcaggcctttcaatgaaagtgtagatgggtatggagagatttggacttggggaaggagattcgcaagcccactcgaccagcccacgagaggtactcgaccgagttggcaaagaactaaggcccactcgattctcatttctctagaatgatcgagtggagggaagaacaagaagaaaaattttgaaatttcaaactttggtcaaggagctcgaccacgtgctggtcgagtgtggggtcgagtggcagcaaaaagcaggtcaaagattctcatttcaaatttgaatggtatggacgctccacccttgtctccttgcccccttagcttctttaaataaagCCTTACACGATCCTatgtctctcacactctctcacttgctcaaaacaactaaaatcaagttttaaaatctctctcaaagttcatcttttgctcaagcttagctcttttgagtttttgggtcactaacctattaaacttaagctttgagtctattcccttcagttctattcgaaaatgtcttcaaggattacaaggaagtctcaacaagcggttgcaagctccatggaacgtttTGAAGATCGCCtacaatcaagaggagaagctggaaggaCCACTCGATgccccactcgagcatgcactcgatcgagtggtggtccgagtggtcgatcgagccaGCTGCCGCGTTCAAGAAAtcagtcagttgaggaagatcctgagaaaactgaaagtgaagaagaaagggagtCAACTCTTAGTGAtttcatgaggagaaacaaggccaaagggaagagaccagcagttgagattgaacaagaggaggttgagNNNNNNNNNNNNNNNNNNNNNNNNNNNNNNNNNNNNNNNNNNNNNNNNNNNNNNNNNNNNNNNNNNNNNNNNNNNNNNNNNNNNNNNNNNNNNNNNNNNNGAGTTGGTGAGCTCTGATGGCGAGTCTTTCGTAATTGAGGAAGTGGTGGCGAGAAAACTGCAGATCGTAAGGCACATGATCGAAGACGAGTGTGCAGACAAAGCAATCCCGCTTACAAACGTCACCAGAAAGATCCTCTCCATGGTGATCGAGTATTGCAAAACACACGTCAATGTTGtacatgatgaagaagagatcagCAAGGAAGGagacaaggagaagaaggaagctgaTTCAAGGTCTGAAGAAGAAGCCGTGAAGCTCAAGCAATGGGAAGCAGAGTTTCTCAAGGATAAAGATCTGGCGACAGTCTTCCAACTCATTCTCGCTGCTAACTATCTCAACGTCCAAGGCCTTCTTGATCTCACTTCCCAGAGCGTTGCAGATCACATCAAAGACATGACGCCAGAGGAGGTTCGAGAGATCTTTAATATCGAGAACGATTACAcacccgaagaa
It encodes the following:
- the LOC104728225 gene encoding SKP1-like protein 14 gives rise to the protein MAGWTADGTGTLLWKLSPTIRPGARTDQDPLASLSVRFPTTRHILKAVEPLSHTLVSSDGESFVIEEVVARKLQIVRHMIEDECADKAIPLTNVTRKILSMVIEYCKTHVNVVHDEEEISKEGDKEKKEADSRSEEEAVKLKQWEAEFLKDKDLATVFQLILAANYLNVQGLLDLTSQSVADHIKDMTPEEVREIFNIENDYTPEEEEEVRRQNSWAFEEPAAAPKP